In Parasteatoda tepidariorum isolate YZ-2023 chromosome 2, CAS_Ptep_4.0, whole genome shotgun sequence, one DNA window encodes the following:
- the LOC139424814 gene encoding U9-ctenitoxin-Pr1a-like, whose amino-acid sequence MSYLAALIFVVCAVEIAAGVEYCGELPGCGEGECCKGSSFHRFCGKLAGEGEPCERPNSGENYSVACPCKDGMICSVINRCQRP is encoded by the exons atgagtTACCTAGCAGCCTTGATTTTTGTGGTCTGCGCT GTGGAGATAGCTGCTGGTGTTGAATACTGTGGTGAGTTGCCTGGCTGCGGAGAAGGTGAATGCTGCAAAGGATCATCCTTCCACAGATTTTGCGGAAAATTGGCTGGAGAAG gtGAACCCTGTGAACGACCCAACAGTGGCGAAAACTACAGCGTGGCTTGTCCTTGCAAAGATGGCATGATCTGTAGt GTAATTAACAGATGTCAGAGACCGTAG